From the genome of Danio rerio strain Tuebingen ecotype United States chromosome 2, GRCz12tu, whole genome shotgun sequence, one region includes:
- the exoc3 gene encoding exocyst complex component 3 (The RefSeq protein has 2 substitutions compared to this genomic sequence): MEETNREAVATAVQRVAGMLQRSDQLDKVEQYRRREARKKASVEARLKAAIQSQLDGVRTGLTQLHNALCDVKDIQNSLADVSKDWRQSINTIENLKDVKDAVVQHSQLASAVENLKNIFSVPEIVRETHDLIEQGELLQAHRKLMDLECSRDDLMYEQYRMDSKNVHDMNLIRGYFGQVQGLSEELSKQLWMVLQRAMVTVRRDPTMLVSVVRIIEREEKIDRRMLDRKKQTGFIPPGRPKCWKNRMNEVLEGTVSGRIESTQSETRESDKMWLVRLLEIMRKYVLDDLTVVKNLMVQCFPPHYNTFQVFFTLYHKAVSARVQELAAEELEANEIVSMLTWDLNTYKSVDMMGHPDLQPECEVKQLEPLLPEKVVNDLLGKYLTTFNSNITGWLRKALETDKKDWQKETEPEADQDGYYQTTLPAIVFQMFEQNLQVAAQINEIFREKVLGVCLKQMNSFLKRYREEAIVYKEEHLKDRQLPQCYVQYMIAIINNCQTFKESINSLKRKYSQSHEPTQDDATIDKLLNDVAKEGCQFLLDEVFLDLELHLNELLTRKWLTGTHAVDTICVTVEDYFNDFAKIKKPYNQEMTSVAHRRVVFEYLKAIMYKRISFKNADERKEGADRMMKEAEQFKFLFRKLSAGEDTDRLCDSINAIAEVFKLTDPALLYLEVSTLVSKYPDIREEHILALLAIRGDASREMRQTIIETLNQNKPSTSSNFQPVFRDIIVPTISMTSMTSMAVPKLLK; this comes from the exons GCTGCTATTCAGTCTCAGTTAGACGGGGTACGAACAGGCCTCACGCAGCTCCACAATGCTCTGTGTGATGTGAAAGACATCCAGAACTCTCTGGCAGATGTCAGTAAGGACTGGAGGCAGAGCATCAACACCATTGAGAACCTTAAGGACGTGAAGGACGCTGTGGTTCAGCACAGTCAGCTGGCGTCAGCTGTCGAGAACCTCAAGAACATTTTCTCAG TCCCTGAGATTGTCCGAGAGACCCATGACCTGATCGAGCAGGGCGAGCTGCTTCAAGCGCACCGCAAgctgatggacctggaatgctcTCGGGATGACCTCATGTATGAGCAGTACCGCATGGACAGCAAGAACGTTCACGACATGAACCTCATCCGCGGCTACTTCGGCCAGGTGCAGGGTCTGTCCGAGGAGCTCTCCAAACAGCTCTGGATGGTCCTCCAGCGCGCCATGGTCACCGTCCGACGCGACCCCACCATGCTGGTGTCTGTGGTCCGAATCATCGAGCGCGAGGAGAAGATTGACCGAAGGATGCTGGACCGTAAAAAGCAGACCGGCTTCATCCCGCCCGGCAGACCCAAGTGCTGGAAGAACCGCATGAATGAAGTCCTGGAGGGCACGGTGAGCGGCCGCATCGAGAGCACGCAGTCAGAAACCCGTGAGTCGGATAAAATGTGGCTGGTGAGGCTGCTGGAGATCATGAGGAAGTACGTTCTGGACGACTTGACCGTGGTGAAGAACCTGATGGTGCAGTGTTTTCCTCCACACTACAACACTTTCCAGGTGTTCTTCACCCTCTATCATAAAGCGGTGTCTGCTCGAGTGCAGGAGCTCGCAGCAGAGGAGCTGGAGGCCAATGAGATCGTCTCTATGCTCACGTGGGTCCTCAACACCTATAAAAG TGTGGATATGATGGGTCATCCTGATCTACAGCCTGAATGTGAGGTCAAGCAGCTGGAGCCTCTATTACCCGAAAAGGTGGTCAACGATTTGCTTGGCAAATACCTCACGACCTTCAAT TCAAACATCACAGGCTGGCTGCGTAAAGCTCTGGAAACAGATAAGAAAGACTGGCAGAAAGAGACGGAGCCTGAGGCCGATCAGGATGGCTACTACCAGACCACATTACCAGCTATTGTCTTCCAG ATGTTCGAGCAGAATCTTCAGGTCGCCGCTCAGATTAATGAGATCTTCAGAGAGAAGGTGCTGGGCGTCTGTTTGAAGCAGATGAATTCATTCCTAAAAAG GTACCGAGAGGAGGCGATCGTCTATAAGGAGGAACACCTGAAAGATCGTCAGCTCCCGCAGTGCTACGTTCAGTATATGATCGCCATCATCAACAACTGCCAGACCTTCAA AGAGTCTATAAACAGCCTGAAAAGGAAGTACTCTCAGTCTCATGAACCCACGCAGGACGACGCCACCATAGACAAGCTCCTGAATGACGTGGCTAAAGAGGGCTGTCAGTTCCTGCTGGATGAAGTCTTTCTGGATTTGGAG CATCATCTTAATGAACTGCTGACCCGGAAGTGGCTGACGGGCACACATGCTGTTGACACCATCTGTGTGACCGTGGAGGACTACTTTAATGACTTTGCCAAAATTAAAAAGCCTTATAATCAG GAAATGACAAGCGTGGCTCATCGGCGGGTGGTGTTTGAGTATCTTAAAGCCATCATGTATAAGCGCATCTCCTTTAAGAATGCAGACGAGAGGAAAGAGGGAGCAGATCGCATGATGAAGGAAGCAGAACAGTTTAAGTTCCTCTTCAGGAAACTTTCTGCT GGAGAAGACACAGACCGGCTGTGTGACTCCATCAATGCCATTGCTGAGGTCTTCAAACTGACCGATCCTGCTCTACTGTACCTGGAGGTGTCCACCCTGGTCTCCAAATATCCTGACATCAG AGAGGAGCACATCCTGGCGCTGTTAGCCATCCGAGGAGATGCCAGTCGAGAAATGAGACAGACCATCATAGAGACTCTGAACCAGAACAAACCGTCCACCTCCTCCAACTTTCAGCCCGTCTTCAGAGACATCATTGTGCCAACCATCAGCATGACCTCCATGACCTCAATGGCTGTGCCCAAACTGCTGAAATAA